One segment of Erigeron canadensis isolate Cc75 chromosome 2, C_canadensis_v1, whole genome shotgun sequence DNA contains the following:
- the LOC122589695 gene encoding caffeoylshikimate esterase-like — MAMEGLNFKYEQEFIVNEKGLELFTCRWLPVDSEPRALIFFNHGYASECSVSMKGAALRLVKAGFAVYGIDNQGHGKSSGLKGYIPSFDDCVTDCSDFFTSICERRENKKKIRILYGESMGGAMVLLLHRKKPEYWDGGVLLAPMCKIADDIKPPQFVINMLTKLTNFIPTWKIVPGQDMIDIVFKDPEVRKEVRNNPLCYKGRVRLQTGIELLNVSLDLEKRLQEVTFPFLVCHGEADKVTDPTVSKLLYDTATSSDKTIKLYPDMWHSLTYGEFPHNVDIVFGDIISWIDGRIANANSRLEREQKNANEDLKQN; from the exons ATG gcCATGGAAGGTTTAAATTTCAAATATGAACAG GAATTTATTGTTAATGAAAAAGGATTGGAGCTCTTTACATGTCGGTGGCTTCCTGTTGATTCTGAACCCAGagctttaatattttttaaccaTGGATATGCCTCAGAATGTAGTGTCTCCATGAAAG GAGCTGCATTAAGGCTTGTGAAGGCAGGATTTGCAGTTTATGGAATTGATAATCAAGGACATGGGAAATCTTCTGGGCTTAAGGGCTATATTCCCTCTTTTGATGATTGTGTGACTGATTGCTCTGATTTTTTCACAAGTATTTGTG AAAGAAGAGAGAacaaaaaaaagataagaataTTGTATGGAGAGTCCATGGGTGGAGCAATGGTTCTGTTGTTGCATAGGAAAAAGCCAGAGTATTGGGATGGTGGTGTTTTGCTAGCACCCATGTGTAAG ATTGCAGATGATATTAAGCCACCTCAATTTGTGATTAATATGTTGACAAAACTTACAAATTTTATTCCGACATGGAAGATTGTCCCGGGTCAAGATATGATTGATATTGTTTTTAAAGACCCTGAAGTGAGAAAAGAG GTTCGTAATAACCCGTTATGTTATAAAGGTCGAGTGCGTCTACAAACCGGGATAGAACTACTTAATGTTAGTTTAGACCTTGAAAAGAGGCTCCAAGAG gtTACATTTCCATTTCTTGTTTGCCATGGAGAAGCGGATAAGGTGACTGATCCTACCGTGAGCAAGCTGTTATACGATACTGCAACAAGCAGTGATAAGACGATCAAGTTGTATCCAGATATGTGGCACTCTCTCACGTACGGGGAGTTCCCTCATAACGTAGATATCGTGTTTGGTGATATCATTAGCTGGATTGATGGGAGAATTGCTAACGCAAACTCAAGATTGGAGAGGGAACAAAAGAATGCAAATGAAGATTTGAAGCAAAATTAA
- the LOC122589711 gene encoding caffeoylshikimate esterase-like → MEGLNFKYEEEFIVNEKGLELFTCRWLPVDSEPRALIFFNHGYASECSVSMKGAALRLVKAGFAVYGIDNQGHGKSSGLKGYIPSFEGCVNDCSDFFTSICEKRENKKKIRILFGESMGGAMVLLLHRKKPEYWDGGVLLAPMCKIDVKPPQFVINVLTKLTKFIPTWRIVPGPDMIDIVFKDPEVRKEVRNNPLCYKGRVRLQTGIELLNVSLDLEKRLQEVTFPFLVCHGEADKATDPSVSKLLYDTATSSDKTIKLYPDMWHSLTYGELPEDVDIVFGDIISWINRRIASANTRLEREPMNATTT, encoded by the exons ATGGAAGGTTTAAATTTCAAATATGAAGAG GAATTTATCGTTAATGAAAAAGGATTGGAGCTCTTTACATGTCGGTGGCTTCCTGTTGATTCTGAACCCAGagctttaatattttttaaccaTGGATATGCCTCGGAATGTAGTGTCTCCATGAAAG GAGCTGCATTAAGGCTTGTGAAGGCAGGATTTGCAGTTTATGGAATTGATAATCAAGGACATGGGAAATCTTCCGGGCTTAAGGGCTATATCCCCTCTTTTGAGGGTTGTGTGAATGATTGCTCAGATTTTTTCACAAGTATTTGTg aaaaaagagagaataaaaaaaagataagaataTTGTTTGGAGAGTCCATGGGTGGAGCAATGGTTCTCTTGTTGCATAGGAAAAAGCCAGAGTATTGGGATGGTGGTGTTTTGCTAGCACCCATGTGTAAG ATTGATGTCAAGCCACCTCAATTTGTGATTAATGTGTTGACAAAACTCACAAAATTTATTCCAACATGGAGGATTGTCCCGGGTCCAGATATGATTGATATTGTTTTTAAAGACCCTGAAGTGAGAAAAGAG GTTCGTAATAACCCGTTATGTTATAAAGGTCGAGTGCGTCTACAAACCGGGATAGAACTTCTAAATGTTAGTTTAGACCTTGAAAAGAGGCTCCAAGAG GTTACATTTCCGTTTCTTGTCTGCCATGGAGAAGCGGATAAGGCGACTGATCCTAGCGTGAGCAAGCTGTTATACGATACTGCAACAAGCAGTGATAAGACGATCAAGTTGTATCCAGATATGTGGCACTCTCTCACGTACGGGGAGTTGCCCGAGGACGTAGATATTGTGTTTGGTGACATCATTAGTTGGATTAATAGGAGAATTGCTAGCGCCAACACAAGATTGGAGAGGGAACCAATGAATGCAACGACGACTTGA